The Streptococcus respiraculi sequence CAGCAGATGTTGAAGCAGTATCTGGTGCTTCTGCAACCAGTGAAGGCTACATAAATGCGGTCAAAGATGCCGTTGAAAAATCAGGTATCACCCTCGTAGCAGCTAAAAAGTCAAAACAAGCAAAAGAAAAGGATCAAATCCCTACAGACCAAACCTTTGATGTAGTGGTTGTAGGTTCTGGAGGAGCAGGATTTAGTGCGGCGATTGAAGCAGCAGAAGCTGGTAAAAAAGTAGCCATTCTTGAAAAACTTCCTGCAATCGGTGGGAATACCCTCCTTTCTGGCGGTGAAATGAACGCACCAGGCAACTGGGTACAAAAGAAACTTGGTATCGAAGGTGACTCAGTGGAAACCTATTACCAAGACACCATGAAGGGTGGCGACAATGTCGGAGATCCTAAGATGGTTCGTCTAATGGCGGAAAAAGCCTTGGAATCAGCTGAGTGGCTCCGCGATGACATTAAGGTTGAATTTTTACCAGACCAATTGTTCCAATTTGGTGGACATAGCTACAAGCGTGCCTTGATTCCAGTTGGTCATACTGGTGCCGAATTGATTACTAAATTGAAAATGAAAGCTGACGAGTTGAAAATTCCCGTCTTCCTAAATGTCAAAGCTGAAAAATTGATGAAGGATGACAGTGGAAAAATCGTTGGTGTGACTGCGACAGATAAAGACAAACGTGAATTAACGTTCAATGCGAAAGATGCTGTGGTTTTGACAACCGGTGGTTTTGGTTCAAATGTTGAAATGCGTAAACAATATAACAAAGAGTACGATGAACGCTACCATTCTACGGATTCTGTTGGTACAACAGGGGACGGAATTGTCATGGCACAAGAAGTAGGTGCAGCCCTTACCAATATGGAAAGCATTCAAACCTACCCAATTGCTAATCCAAAAACAGGTATGATTTCCTTGCTAGCTGATACACGCTTTGATGGCGCAATTTTGGTTAACCAAGAAGGAAAACGCTTTGTAGAAGAATTAGAACGCCGTGACGTGATTTCTAAAGCAATCCTTGCGCAAACCGGTGGTTATTGCTACCAAATTTGGAATGACGATATCGATGCGATTTCTAAGACCAAAGAAGCCCACAAGGCAGAATACGATGAGTTGATTCGTGAAAAATTATTGGTTAAGGCTGATACGATTGAAGAAGCAGCAAAATTCTTTGATATTGATGTTCCTACCTTGAAAGAAACTCTTACTAAAGTCAATGCCTACGCTAAGGCAGGAGAAGATAAGGATTTCCACCACCGTGCAGGCTTGGTATCTCTTGAAAAAGGTCCATACTACATTGAAAAAGCTGCACCATCTGTACACCACACAATGGGTGGTCTTGTTATCAATGAAAAAACAGAAGTCCTAGATGAAAGTGGAAAAGCGATTCCTGGACTTTAC is a genomic window containing:
- a CDS encoding flavocytochrome c produces the protein MKRSLKVILLSFVAVLLMIGCSAAKKGGTFEGVGSGKHGDIKVAVTIEDGAITKIDVLEQDENKVLSEPVYEELQDMIIAQNSADVEAVSGASATSEGYINAVKDAVEKSGITLVAAKKSKQAKEKDQIPTDQTFDVVVVGSGGAGFSAAIEAAEAGKKVAILEKLPAIGGNTLLSGGEMNAPGNWVQKKLGIEGDSVETYYQDTMKGGDNVGDPKMVRLMAEKALESAEWLRDDIKVEFLPDQLFQFGGHSYKRALIPVGHTGAELITKLKMKADELKIPVFLNVKAEKLMKDDSGKIVGVTATDKDKRELTFNAKDAVVLTTGGFGSNVEMRKQYNKEYDERYHSTDSVGTTGDGIVMAQEVGAALTNMESIQTYPIANPKTGMISLLADTRFDGAILVNQEGKRFVEELERRDVISKAILAQTGGYCYQIWNDDIDAISKTKEAHKAEYDELIREKLLVKADTIEEAAKFFDIDVPTLKETLTKVNAYAKAGEDKDFHHRAGLVSLEKGPYYIEKAAPSVHHTMGGLVINEKTEVLDESGKAIPGLYAAGELTGVIQGKNRLGGNAITDIITYGRIAGKQVGAMK